The following coding sequences lie in one Pseudomonas svalbardensis genomic window:
- a CDS encoding IS110 family transposase: protein MTILTSQTVVGVDIAKTEIVVYRSDRLTTDTIKNDRTALKRWLKTLPAQSAIAVEATNIYHLDTVELAHAMGHQVYVVDAYRVSNYRRGIGQRAKNDPCDARLLARYLTNEQDGLRIWSPPPKAYTSLKSLLHRRATLIQNHAGLMLSWANEPLLKKVQSAQQKAFKQADQAIQKLLRKVSKEAGIEENIDRCKAIEGVGELTATGLATTFMRGDFANSDAFIAFLGMDLTVDDSGKKNGPRHLTKKGDPEVRRLAYNAAMAACRSAKWKPFYESYLARGFSKTQALVALARKLCRVAFALMKNQSEYHPA, encoded by the coding sequence ATGACAATCCTTACTTCGCAGACGGTGGTTGGCGTCGATATCGCCAAGACCGAAATAGTTGTCTATCGCTCCGACCGGCTAACCACTGACACCATCAAGAACGATCGAACAGCCCTCAAACGCTGGCTTAAAACATTGCCCGCCCAAAGCGCTATCGCCGTTGAAGCCACCAACATCTACCACCTGGACACCGTCGAGCTGGCCCATGCGATGGGGCACCAGGTCTATGTCGTGGATGCTTATCGGGTGAGCAACTATCGCCGCGGCATCGGCCAACGAGCCAAGAACGATCCCTGCGATGCCCGTCTGCTGGCGCGTTATTTGACGAACGAACAAGACGGACTGCGGATCTGGAGCCCACCACCCAAGGCCTACACCTCGCTGAAAAGCCTGCTCCACAGACGTGCAACGCTGATCCAGAACCATGCCGGTCTGATGCTGAGCTGGGCCAATGAACCCTTGTTGAAGAAAGTACAGAGCGCCCAGCAAAAGGCCTTCAAGCAAGCGGATCAGGCCATTCAGAAACTGCTGCGCAAGGTCAGCAAAGAGGCGGGTATTGAAGAGAATATCGACCGCTGCAAAGCCATCGAAGGGGTTGGCGAACTGACTGCAACCGGGTTGGCGACGACCTTTATGCGCGGTGATTTTGCCAATAGTGATGCGTTCATCGCGTTTCTAGGGATGGACCTTACGGTCGATGACTCCGGGAAGAAGAACGGCCCCCGGCACCTGACAAAAAAAGGGGATCCGGAAGTCCGCCGGTTGGCTTACAACGCCGCAATGGCAGCCTGTCGCTCAGCTAAATGGAAACCGTTTTACGAGTCGTATTTGGCAAGAGGCTTCTCGAAAACCCAGGCCTTGGTGGCCCTTGCCCGGAAACTCTGCCGGGTGGCATTTGCCCTGATGAAAAATCAGAGCGAATACCACCCGGCCTGA
- a CDS encoding DMT family transporter encodes MQYAYPLLAIFIWAGNTVITKMSAGAIFPAEIGFYRWLLAGLLFTPFMLKPVIAHWPAIRPNLGKIVVLGVLGMAVYQSLAYFAASLTSATNMGIILSLMPLMSLVMAIISLGQRLTIGALAGAVLSLAGVLVVVSSGSLGALLEHGVNLGDAMMLIATLAYAIYSTLLKKWQLRLPPLVLLYLQVWVAVVVLFPLFLASPKIGPTVQNIPLVLYACLLASMVAPLAWMQAVIRLGPSRTTLFFNLLPLITALIAAVVLHEQLAMYHLVGGVLTLGGVILSERWTTVLGRKVSVA; translated from the coding sequence ATGCAATACGCTTATCCCCTGCTGGCCATTTTCATCTGGGCCGGCAACACCGTAATCACCAAAATGTCGGCCGGGGCGATCTTCCCCGCCGAGATCGGCTTTTATCGCTGGCTGCTTGCCGGACTGCTGTTCACACCCTTCATGCTCAAACCGGTGATCGCCCATTGGCCAGCGATCCGCCCGAACCTGGGCAAGATCGTTGTGCTCGGCGTGCTCGGCATGGCTGTTTACCAAAGCCTGGCGTACTTCGCAGCGAGCCTGACCTCGGCCACCAACATGGGCATCATCCTGTCGCTGATGCCACTGATGTCGCTGGTCATGGCGATCATTAGCCTCGGCCAGCGCCTGACCATCGGCGCACTGGCTGGTGCGGTGCTGTCGCTCGCGGGGGTTTTGGTGGTCGTCTCCTCCGGCAGCCTTGGCGCGTTGCTGGAACACGGGGTGAACCTGGGTGACGCAATGATGCTGATCGCCACCCTGGCCTACGCGATCTACAGCACGCTATTGAAAAAGTGGCAGCTGCGTTTGCCGCCGCTGGTGTTGCTGTATTTGCAGGTATGGGTGGCGGTGGTGGTGCTGTTTCCGCTGTTCCTCGCCTCACCGAAGATCGGCCCGACGGTGCAGAACATTCCGCTGGTGCTTTACGCCTGCCTGCTGGCCTCGATGGTTGCGCCATTGGCGTGGATGCAGGCCGTGATCCGCCTGGGGCCGAGCCGGACCACGCTGTTTTTCAATCTGCTGCCGCTGATTACTGCGCTGATTGCGGCGGTGGTGCTGCATGAGCAGTTGGCGATGTATCACCTGGTCGGTGGGGTGTTGACGCTGGGTGGGGTGATTCTTTCGGAGCGCTGGACCACAGTTCTAGGCCGTAAGGTCAGTGTTGCCTGA
- a CDS encoding AraC family transcriptional regulator, whose amino-acid sequence MNSKHINLLDFSELPAPVYFRYADFDAHRYASAHRHPWGTLEYSAHGVLHMEIGGSRFMSPPQYAVWVPPQTEHSFYSHQPINYRAVCLAPMMCHDLPQQACTLAISDILKAILKDFAARDMKIPEHEADKRLAQVLVDQLQQAPVHECYLPYASSPGLLAILEALQAEPGDNRPLAEWAAQIHVSERTLARRFVRELGMSFGEWRQRLRFLAAIEALDSHRSIQEIAFDMGYSTGSAFIAMFQRQAECTPEQYRRSHLETRKV is encoded by the coding sequence ATGAATAGTAAACACATCAATTTGCTCGACTTCAGCGAACTGCCTGCCCCGGTGTACTTCCGTTATGCCGACTTTGATGCGCATCGTTATGCCTCGGCGCACCGTCATCCATGGGGCACGCTGGAGTATTCAGCCCACGGCGTATTGCACATGGAAATCGGTGGCAGCCGCTTCATGTCACCGCCGCAATATGCGGTGTGGGTGCCGCCGCAGACCGAGCACAGCTTCTATAGCCATCAGCCAATCAACTATCGCGCGGTCTGCCTGGCGCCGATGATGTGCCACGACCTGCCGCAACAGGCCTGCACCCTGGCCATCAGCGACATCCTCAAAGCGATCCTCAAAGACTTTGCCGCCCGGGATATGAAGATTCCCGAGCACGAAGCCGACAAACGTCTGGCTCAGGTGTTGGTAGATCAGCTGCAGCAGGCGCCGGTGCATGAGTGTTATTTGCCCTACGCCAGCAGCCCCGGCTTGCTCGCGATACTCGAAGCCTTGCAGGCCGAGCCCGGTGATAACCGGCCCTTGGCGGAATGGGCCGCGCAGATCCATGTCAGCGAACGCACCCTGGCGCGGCGGTTCGTGCGTGAGTTGGGCATGAGTTTTGGTGAGTGGCGGCAGCGGTTGCGGTTTCTGGCGGCGATCGAAGCGCTGGACAGCCACCGCAGCATCCAGGAGATCGCGTTCGACATGGGCTACAGCACCGGTTCAGCGTTTATCGCGATGTTTCAACGCCAGGCGGAGTGCACGCCGGAACAGTATCGACGCAGTCACCTTGAGACCCGGAAGGTGTAA
- a CDS encoding PsiF family protein, protein MKMLRVPLLIIGLLLCAQSFAATEQQNKMTTCNADATAKTLKGDERKAFMSNCLKAAPAADAAKPLTPQQEKMKTCNADAATQALKGDARKTFMSDCLKKK, encoded by the coding sequence ATGAAGATGTTGCGTGTCCCTTTGTTGATCATCGGTTTGCTGCTCTGCGCCCAAAGCTTTGCCGCCACCGAGCAACAGAACAAGATGACCACCTGCAATGCTGACGCTACCGCGAAAACCCTCAAGGGAGACGAACGCAAAGCCTTCATGAGCAATTGCCTCAAAGCTGCACCCGCCGCCGATGCCGCCAAACCCCTGACTCCTCAGCAAGAAAAAATGAAAACCTGCAACGCCGATGCCGCCACTCAGGCGCTCAAGGGCGACGCGCGCAAAACCTTCATGAGCGATTGCCTGAAGAAAAAATAA